Proteins co-encoded in one Paraburkholderia terrae genomic window:
- a CDS encoding TetR/AcrR family transcriptional regulator, with translation MKVSKEKAAQNRAALVETAARLFRTHGIDGVGVAEIGKAAGLTHGALYAHFPSKEALAAEALAHGLQIGHERMTRTSDGHAPSLSELLNSYLSEEKRDDIANGCAMAASASEVGRQDETISARYSEGFELMVSVFEKHLRAHKVKGDPREKAIAISSTLIGAIAASRAVLKAQPELANDILRAVRRAVGDIAGEKA, from the coding sequence ATGAAAGTGAGCAAGGAAAAGGCGGCGCAAAACCGCGCGGCCCTTGTCGAAACGGCCGCGCGCCTGTTCAGGACACACGGCATCGACGGCGTCGGTGTCGCCGAAATCGGCAAGGCGGCGGGGCTCACGCATGGCGCGCTCTACGCGCACTTCCCGTCGAAGGAAGCGCTCGCGGCGGAAGCGCTCGCGCACGGTCTGCAGATCGGCCACGAACGCATGACCCGAACGTCCGATGGCCATGCGCCGAGCCTGAGCGAACTGCTCAACAGCTATTTGTCGGAAGAAAAACGCGACGACATTGCGAACGGCTGCGCGATGGCGGCGTCGGCGAGCGAGGTCGGCCGTCAGGACGAAACGATCAGCGCGCGCTACAGCGAAGGTTTCGAGTTGATGGTGTCAGTGTTCGAAAAGCACCTGCGCGCGCACAAGGTGAAGGGCGACCCGCGCGAGAAGGCGATAGCGATTTCGTCGACGCTGATCGGCGCGATCGCGGCGTCGCGCGCGGTATTGAAGGCACAGCCGGAACTCGCCAACGACATTCTGCGGGCGGTGCGGCGCGCGGTCGGCGATATTGCGGGCGAGAAAGCCTGA
- a CDS encoding SDR family oxidoreductase has product MSFANKTALITGGNGGIGFAAARILIAQGARVAITGRDQKKLDEAAAELGPNALPIRADLDDPAAIDEVMKVIADKFGKLDIVFANAGVSGATPVGSTTAEKFEAIMRTNVTAVFLTVQAAVPLMGEGGSIVLNGSVMRQLGAPGSSAYSASKAAISGMARVLASELVTRGIRVNTVIPGGTRTSIWTRGDREGATLDATETALSPMIPMGRFALADEVAQAAVFLASDAASGMTAAEIVVDCGNTGAPMGAPAFRR; this is encoded by the coding sequence ATGTCATTCGCAAACAAGACGGCACTCATCACAGGCGGCAACGGCGGCATCGGTTTCGCGGCGGCGCGCATCCTGATCGCGCAAGGCGCGCGCGTGGCGATCACGGGCCGCGACCAGAAGAAGCTCGACGAAGCGGCGGCCGAACTGGGCCCGAATGCGCTTCCGATTCGCGCGGATCTGGACGATCCCGCGGCCATCGATGAAGTGATGAAAGTGATCGCCGACAAGTTCGGCAAGCTGGATATCGTGTTCGCGAATGCGGGCGTAAGCGGTGCGACGCCTGTCGGCAGCACGACGGCGGAGAAGTTCGAAGCGATCATGCGTACCAACGTGACGGCCGTGTTCCTCACCGTGCAGGCGGCCGTGCCGCTGATGGGCGAGGGCGGTTCGATCGTGCTGAACGGCTCGGTGATGCGTCAGTTGGGCGCGCCGGGGTCGTCGGCGTATTCAGCATCGAAGGCGGCGATCTCCGGCATGGCGCGCGTACTCGCTTCGGAACTCGTTACGCGCGGTATCCGCGTGAATACGGTCATTCCTGGTGGTACCCGCACGTCGATCTGGACGCGCGGCGACCGTGAAGGCGCAACGCTCGACGCAACGGAAACGGCGCTCTCGCCGATGATTCCGATGGGCCGTTTCGCGCTGGCCGACGAAGTGGCGCAGGCGGCTGTGTTTCTTGCATCGGATGCGGCGTCGGGCATGACGGCGGCGGAGATCGTCGTCGATTGCGGCAATACGGGAGCGCCGATGGGCGCGCCGGCGTTCCGCCGTTAA
- a CDS encoding PepSY-associated TM helix domain-containing protein — protein MNTPDTVVIDSAARANGQSKSAGNGAPPAGSRRITFIRWLRKVHSWIGLWGAALGLLMGTSGFLLNHRGGPLRVSTGEPQVESLQVKLPQPAPESPRDLAKWLKQELKVQGKPGRVQKEPSHPVAWGDRKAVQPEHWQVSFASPGENTQAEYWVGNDYVTVKRSANTFLAALTNLHKGVGLSVGWVLVIDTFAGGVILLSLTGVLLWTQLNKRRTIGAVLVLGSIVAAIVAGMS, from the coding sequence GTGAACACACCCGATACCGTTGTCATCGATTCCGCCGCGCGCGCCAATGGGCAAAGCAAAAGCGCCGGCAATGGCGCGCCGCCCGCCGGCTCGCGCCGCATTACGTTTATCCGCTGGCTGCGCAAGGTGCATAGCTGGATCGGCCTGTGGGGCGCGGCACTCGGTCTTCTGATGGGCACGAGCGGCTTCTTGCTGAACCATCGCGGCGGACCGCTGCGCGTTTCGACTGGCGAGCCGCAGGTCGAGTCGCTGCAGGTGAAGCTGCCGCAGCCCGCGCCCGAGTCGCCGCGTGATCTCGCCAAGTGGCTCAAGCAGGAACTGAAGGTGCAAGGCAAGCCGGGCCGGGTGCAGAAGGAGCCGTCGCATCCCGTCGCGTGGGGTGATCGCAAGGCGGTTCAGCCGGAACACTGGCAGGTGAGCTTCGCGTCGCCTGGCGAGAACACGCAAGCGGAGTACTGGGTCGGTAATGACTATGTGACCGTCAAGCGCAGCGCCAACACGTTCCTCGCGGCGCTGACGAACCTTCACAAGGGCGTGGGCCTGAGCGTCGGCTGGGTGCTGGTGATCGACACGTTCGCGGGCGGCGTGATCTTGCTGTCGCTGACAGGCGTCTTGCTGTGGACGCAGTTGAACAAGCGTCGCACGATCGGTGCGGTGCTGGTGCTTGGGTCGATCGTCGCGGCTATCGTCGCCGGGATGTCCTGA
- a CDS encoding aldose epimerase family protein, producing MNFADMHSTDTPLSSSVQVDRWGTLPGLGDIRLFTLRNAHGMRATISDLGATLVSWHAPDRAGRVADVLLGHDTPADYLASRWFFGSTIGRWANRIAQARFTLDGVVYQLDRNDGDNLLHGGINGFHKALWHAREVDGALVLSHESPEGDAGFPGAVAATVRYALDDDGTLTIDYDATADAPTPISLTNHAYFNLSGDASADAPDIRGHVIAIDADAFFAIDDAMIPIERKDVAGSVFDFRAGAPIGARLDWPDAQLARAGGFDHCYVLHDGAAATRTAATLYDPASGRELTVSTDAKGMQFYTGNFLAGVAGRNGKTYGKHAALCLETGAFPNQVNMPDAEQVVLRPGERYRHTTVYRLGVR from the coding sequence ATGAATTTCGCCGACATGCACAGCACCGATACCCCTCTCTCATCCAGCGTCCAGGTCGATCGCTGGGGCACGTTGCCCGGTCTCGGCGACATTCGTCTGTTCACGCTGCGCAACGCGCACGGCATGCGGGCCACCATCAGCGATCTCGGCGCGACGCTCGTCTCGTGGCACGCACCCGATCGCGCGGGCCGCGTCGCCGATGTCCTGCTCGGCCACGACACGCCCGCCGACTATCTGGCGAGCCGCTGGTTCTTCGGCTCGACCATCGGCCGCTGGGCGAACCGCATTGCGCAGGCGCGCTTCACGCTCGACGGCGTCGTTTATCAGCTCGACCGCAATGACGGCGACAACCTGCTGCACGGTGGTATCAACGGTTTTCACAAGGCGCTGTGGCATGCGCGCGAAGTGGACGGCGCGCTGGTGCTGTCGCACGAATCGCCCGAAGGCGACGCAGGTTTTCCCGGCGCGGTCGCGGCAACCGTGCGCTATGCGCTCGACGATGACGGCACGCTCACAATCGACTACGACGCCACCGCCGACGCACCCACGCCCATCAGCCTCACGAATCACGCGTACTTCAATCTGTCCGGCGACGCGTCCGCCGATGCGCCCGATATTCGCGGCCATGTGATCGCGATCGATGCGGACGCCTTCTTCGCCATCGACGACGCGATGATCCCCATCGAAAGAAAAGATGTGGCGGGCAGCGTGTTCGATTTTCGCGCGGGCGCGCCGATTGGCGCGCGTCTCGACTGGCCGGATGCGCAACTCGCCCGCGCAGGCGGCTTCGATCATTGCTACGTGCTGCACGACGGCGCCGCTGCAACGCGCACGGCCGCTACGCTCTACGATCCCGCCAGCGGGCGCGAACTGACGGTATCGACGGACGCCAAAGGCATGCAGTTCTATACGGGCAACTTTCTCGCGGGCGTCGCAGGACGCAACGGCAAGACGTACGGCAAGCACGCGGCGTTGTGCCTCGAAACAGGCGCGTTTCCGAATCAGGTCAATATGCCGGACGCCGAGCAGGTCGTGCTGCGGCCCGGTGAACGTTATCGCCACACCACCGTCTACCGGCTCGGCGTGCGTTGA